Proteins from one Ricinus communis isolate WT05 ecotype wild-type chromosome 9, ASM1957865v1, whole genome shotgun sequence genomic window:
- the LOC8258802 gene encoding ubiquitin-conjugating enzyme E2 32, which produces MAEDKYNLKNPAVKRILQEVKEMQSNPSDDFMSMPLEENIFEWQFAIRGPCDTEFEGGIYHGRIQLPSEYPFKPPSFLLLTPNGRFETQTKICLSISNHHPEHWQPSWSVRTALVALIAFMPTNPNGALGSLDYKKEERRALAIKSREAAPRFGTPERQKLIDEIHQYMLSKAPPVPQLSPSQDSEEHHTGKEDEAHAILQEQGAVAANLPNLAVSEQLAVGDRIVEEVPEAPVNVNPGATGVRTSTEIPARASSDQLLHRPETRVQRPADDRLFTWAAVGLTIAIVVLLLKKFLKSSGHGAVFMDGGS; this is translated from the exons ATGGCAGAGGATAagtataatttgaaaaatccAGCGGTGAAGAGGATCTTGCAGGAGGTTAAAGAGATGCAATCTAATCCTTCTGATGATTTCATGAGCATGCCTTTGGAG gagAATATATTTGAATGGCAATTTGCAATTAGGGGACCATGTGATACTGAATTTGAAGGTGGGATTTATCACGGGAGGATTCAATTGCCGTCAGAATATCCATTCAAGCCTCCTTCATTTTTGTTGTTGACt CCAAATGGCCGTTTTGAGACCCAGACAAAGATATGCTTAAGCATATCCAACCATCATCCTGAGCATTGGCAGCCGTCATGGAGTG TACGAACAGCTCTAGTAGCTCTTATTGCATTCATGCCTACCAATCCAAATGGTGCATTGGGCTCACTAGACTACAAGAAGGAAGAGAGGCGTGCTCTGGCTATCAAATCTCGTGAAGCAGCCCCTAGATTTGGGACTCCTGAGCGTCAAAAGCTCATAGATgag ATTCATCAATATATGCTGAGCAAGGCACCACCTGTTCCTCAGCTAAGCCCCTCTCAGGATTCTGAAGAACACCATACTGGCAAAGAGGATGAAGCCCACGCAATTTTGCAAGAACAAGGAGCCGTAGCTGCAAATCTTCCAAATCTGGCAGTTAGTGAACAACTAGCTGTCGGTGATAGGATTGTTGAAGAAGTTCCTGAGGCTCCTGTGAATGTGAATCCTGGTGCTACAGGAGTGAGAACATCGACGGAGATTCCTGCTAGAGCGTCAAGTGATCAGCTGCTGCATAGGCCAGAGACAAGGGTTCAAAGACCAGCTGATGATCGCTTGTTCACATGGGCTGCTGTTGGACTAACCATTGCCATTGTGGTTCTTTTGCTGAAAAAGTTTCTGAAGTCCAGTGGACACGGGGCAGTTTTCATGGATGGAGGATCATAA
- the LOC8258800 gene encoding DELLA protein 1 gives MRQALTTWIMASVRRISTQEIMRISRAWFRRISSEKLIDLSTIQRLFDGSQFGLSGEEIKDVELSLLLLASAHRVGNRQFDHASKLLNLCDFLSSNKGNSVQRVVHYFTKALQDRISQESETVSSKRSESKERKLLYPAEITVGVNPALIWCCLQLPCLQLVQFAGIQAVIDSLDSAKRVHFIDFGIKTGGHCTVLMQALANRQECPIELLKISGVGVKASRQRIEDAGKSLACFANTLDLPFSFKTIIVASIKDLKKDMFEVSDGEVVAVYLPSILRFIKAQQDCLQCLLTVLRKLNPCVMVIIEPVLNHSSPIFIDSFLEVLLFYSTCFDGVEGCIDQCDPNRISVEASMGQEIRDIIAAKDEERIFEHMKMDEWRDYFIRFGMVETQVSMSSFYQAELMLKNFASGKSCLLVRNGKCLMTGWKETPLLSLSAWNFQQEHSKKNCTKKSKVY, from the coding sequence atgagACAAGCTCTTACTACTTGGATAATGGCAAGTGTTCGTAGAATATCAACCCAAGAAATCATGAGGATATCAAGAGCATGGTTCAGAAGAATCTCTTCTGAAAAGCTTATTGACCTCTCAACAATTCAACGTCTCTTTGATGGCTCTCAGTTTGGTCTTTCTGGCGAGGAGATCAAAGATGTTGAACTCTCTCTCCTGCTTCTTGCTTCTGCTCACAGGGTAGGTAACAGACAATTTGATCATGCAAGCAAATTACTTAACTTGTGCGATTTCTTGTCTTCTAATAAAGGAAATTCGGTCCAAAGAGTTGTTCACTATTTCACCAAAGCTCTTCAAGATAGGATTTCTCAGGAATCTGAGACAGTCTCATCAAAGAGATCTGAgagtaaagaaagaaagctatTATATCCTGCAGAGATAACAGTAGGCGTGAATCCTGCTCTCATTTGGTGCTGCTTACAACTTCCCTGTCTTCAGTTAGTTCAGTTTGCTGGAATCCAAGCAGTCATAGACAGTTTAGACTCCGCAAAAAGAGTACATTTCATAGACTTTGGAATCAAAACTGGAGGGCACTGCACGGTGTTGATGCAAGCTCTTGCGAATCGACAGGAATGCCCAATTGAGCTTTTAAAGATATCTGGTGTTGGAGTAAAAGCATCGAGACAGAGAATCGAAGATGCTGGTAAAAGTTTAGCCTGTTTTGCTAATACCTTGGACttacccttttctttcaaaacaaTTATAGTTGCAAGCATCAAAGATCTCAAAAAAGATATGTTTGAAGTAAGTGATGGTGAAGTTGTTGCAGTATACTTGCCGAGTATTCTGAGATTTATAAAAGCACAGCAAGATTGCCTGCAATGTCTACTAACAGTGCTAAGAAAGCTGAATCCATGCGTCATGGTGATTATTGAGCCTGTGTTGAATCACAGTTCACCAATATTCATAGACAGCTTTCTTGAAGTACTACTTTTTTACAGCACATGTTTTGATGGTGTTGAAGGTTGCATTGATCAGTGTGATCCAAATAGGATATCAGTAGAAGCAAGTATGGGACAGGAGATTAGGGATATTATTGCAGCTAAAGATGAAGAAAGGATTTTTGAGCACATGAAGATGGACGAATGGagagattattttattaggtttggAATGGTAGAAACACAAGTTAGTATGTCATCTTTCTACCAAGCAGAATTGATGCTCAAGAACTTTGCTTCTGGAAAATCATGCTTGCTTGTCAGAAATGGAAAATGCCTTATGACTGGTTGGAAGGAAACTCCACTTCTTTCACTTTCTGCTTGGAACTTCCAACAAGAACACTCAAAGAAGAATTGCACCAAGAAATCTAAAGTCTATTGA
- the LOC8258799 gene encoding nicotianamine synthase, which translates to MGCQEELLIEKVCEIYGNISVLANLSPSKHVNSLFTQLVHICMPQCQIDITKLSERIQEIRSKLIKLCGQAEGLLESHFSTIIGSHENPLHHIRLFPYYSNYLKLSQLEFSMLGKHCTKVPNSVAFVGSGPLPLTTIILATNHFSTTCFHNYDIDPSANSQALQLVSSDPNLSERMFFHTANIMSVSSSLTEYEVVILAALVGMDKKEKVQVIKHLAEHMAPGAILLLRSAHGARAFLYPVIDPQDLEGFEVLSVFHPTDEVINSVIIARKFLRAVHSLNTGIGSALLPSKCSDIQGFKPITHTNLIEELTVDEQQSEFFLFAA; encoded by the coding sequence ATGGGTTGTCAAGAAGAACTCCTGATTGAAAAAGTCTGTGAGATCTATGGAAACATTTCAGTGTTAGCAAACCTTAGTCCCTCCAAGCATGTCAACTCCCTCTTCACCCAGCTTGTACACATATGCATGCCCCAGTGTCAAATAGACATTACCAAGTTGAGTGAAAGAATTCAAGAAATTAGGTCTAAGCTAATTAAGCTTTGTGGGCAAGCCGAGGGACTCTTAGAGAGCCATTTCTCTACTATCATAGGATCCCATGAGAACCCACTTCACCATATCAGACTCTTCCCTTACTATTCCAATTACCTCAAACTTAGCCAATTAGAATTTTCCATGCTTGGCAAACATTGCACTAAAGTTCCTAATAGCGTTGCCTTTGTGGGTTCTGGTCCTCTCCCTCTTACCACAATCATCTTAGCCACTAATCATTTTAGTACTACCTGCTTCCATAACTATGACATTGACCCATCAGCAAATTCCCAAGCCCTCCAGTTGGTTTCATCAGATCCCAACTTATCCGAACGGATGTTCTTCCACACTGCTAATATAATGAGTGTGTCGAGCAGCTTAACAGAATATGAAGTTGTGATCCTGGCAGCTCTAGTGGGCATGGACAAGAAAGAGAAGGTTCAGGTCATAAAGCATCTGGCTGAGCACATGGCTCCAGGAGCTATTTTATTGCTCAGAAGTGCACATGGTGCTCGAGCTTTCCTATACCCTGTCATTGATCCACAAGATCTTGAAGGCTTTGAAGTTCTTTCAGTCTTTCATCCTACCGATGAGGTCATAAATTCAGTTATTATAGCTCGCAAGTTCTTAAGGGCAGTCCATTCACTGAATACAGGGATTGGTTCTGCATTACTTCCCAGCAAATGTTCTGATATTCAAGGCTTCAAGCCCATAACACACACCAACCTGATTGAAGAATTGACTGTCGATGAGCAACAGTCcgaatttttcctttttgctgCCTAG
- the LOC8258798 gene encoding probable bifunctional TENA-E protein: MEGKKAREEGENSGVTERWIKRHLVLYIGATRHPFILSIRDGSIDLSSFKRWLEQDYIFVRQFTPFVASVLIKASKKSDDENDMEVVLGGLASLDEEIDWFKSEASKWDVPLSNIAVHKTNQKYCRFLESLMLPEVEYAVAITAYWAIEAVYQQSFAHCLEDGNRTSLELENTCRRWGNEAFAEYCRSLQTIVNRCLEKAPEDVIAKAEVTFLSVLEHEVEFWNMSHGGT; the protein is encoded by the exons ATGGAGGGGAAAAAAGCAAGGGAAGAAGGTGAGAACAGTGGTGTTACCGAGAGGTGGATAAAGAGACACCTAGTGCTTTACATTGGAGCTACTAGACACCCTTTTATTCTCAGCATTAGGGATGGGTCTATTGATCTCTCTTCTTTCAAAAGATGGCTG GAACAGGATTATATATTTGTTAGACAGTTTACCCCTTTTGTGGCAAGTGTATTGATTAAAGCTTCTAAGAAGTCAGATGATGAGAATGACATGGAAGTTGTGCTGGGTGGTTTGGCTTCTTTAGATGAAGAGATTGATTGGTTCAAGTCTGAGGCCTCAAAGTGGGATGTTCCTCTTTCTAACATTGCTGTCCATAAGACAAACCAGAAATACTGCAG ATTTCTTGAGAGTTTGATGTTACCAGAAGTTGAATATGCTGTGGCCATTACAGCGTATTGGGCAATTGAAGCAGTATATCAACAGAGCTTTGCCCACTGCTTGGAAGATGGCAACAGAACTTCATTAGAATTAGAGAATACTTGTAGAAGATGGGGCAATGAAGCTTTTGCCGAATACTGTCGATCTCTCCAGACAATTGTCAACAGGTGTCTTGAGAAGGCTCCAGAGGATGTTATTGCAAAAGCTGAAGTGACTTTCCTTTCTGTTCTTGAACATGAAGTTGAGTTCTGGAACATGAGTCATGGGGGTACCTGA